One Candidatus Epulonipiscium sp. genomic region harbors:
- a CDS encoding MATE family efflux transporter — protein MERHKKLIRLAAPILVELLLFMLLGIVDIFMLSQYDDRAAGAVGAANQIIGNLNLIFAITSAGTAVLVAQNVGAKNKEEIEKVSAVAIVMNLIMGIIISIVLLVFGKNILASMGITSDLMKYALDYTSIVGGALFFQAILNTLSAIIRSHGYTKQIMFITVTMNIINIIGDAIFIFGLFGAPVLGVKGVAIATTFSRFIATILAFIFLVKTVLPIGFFCRLKEKPIYILKKLLYIGFPAAMENMSYSLSQTALMSIILINLGDTAYITRTYIWQVGWFAMIFVNAIGQANQIMIGHLVGAGELDEAYKAGLSNFKLAMAFSLVGSVIIFFFGENFTRIFSSNPEIIMLGAFTLMIDAFLEPGRAFNVVLISGLRGAGDVIFPVVMAIISMWIFGVGGGYFFSVVLGLGLPGIWIGMIIDEWIRGISMFFRWKNKKWIKKWVKH, from the coding sequence ATGGAAAGGCATAAAAAGCTAATAAGATTGGCAGCTCCAATTTTGGTGGAGCTTTTATTATTTATGCTTCTTGGTATAGTAGATATTTTTATGTTAAGTCAATACGATGATAGGGCAGCGGGGGCTGTAGGAGCAGCAAATCAAATCATCGGTAATTTGAATTTAATTTTTGCTATAACTTCTGCCGGGACTGCGGTTTTAGTAGCACAAAATGTTGGGGCAAAGAATAAGGAAGAGATAGAAAAGGTTAGTGCTGTAGCAATAGTTATGAATTTGATTATGGGGATTATAATCAGTATTGTATTGCTTGTATTTGGTAAAAATATCTTGGCATCCATGGGAATTACTTCTGATTTAATGAAATATGCCCTAGATTATACTTCTATCGTTGGGGGGGCTTTATTCTTTCAAGCTATATTGAATACCTTATCTGCAATTATTAGAAGCCATGGATATACAAAACAGATTATGTTTATAACAGTAACAATGAATATTATAAATATAATTGGAGATGCTATCTTTATTTTTGGGCTTTTTGGTGCCCCTGTATTAGGGGTGAAGGGGGTAGCTATTGCAACAACCTTTAGTAGGTTTATTGCTACAATTCTCGCTTTTATATTTTTGGTGAAAACCGTTTTACCCATTGGCTTTTTTTGTCGTTTAAAAGAAAAGCCTATATATATTTTAAAGAAATTACTCTATATTGGCTTTCCTGCAGCTATGGAAAATATGTCATATAGCTTATCCCAAACTGCTTTGATGAGTATTATACTTATCAATCTTGGGGATACGGCTTATATCACAAGAACGTATATATGGCAGGTAGGATGGTTTGCTATGATATTTGTTAATGCCATTGGTCAGGCAAACCAAATTATGATTGGACATTTAGTGGGGGCTGGAGAGCTGGATGAAGCCTATAAGGCAGGTCTTAGTAATTTTAAACTGGCTATGGCATTTTCCTTAGTAGGTTCCGTCATAATATTTTTCTTTGGAGAAAACTTTACAAGGATATTTTCAAGTAATCCAGAAATAATTATGTTAGGTGCATTTACCCTTATGATAGATGCATTCCTAGAACCTGGAAGGGCATTTAATGTTGTGCTTATTAGTGGACTTAGAGGGGCTGGAGATGTTATATTTCCGGTAGTGATGGCCATTATTTCAATGTGGATTTTTGGGGTAGGCGGGGGATACTTTTTTAGTGTAGTGCTGGGTCTTGGACTTCCGGGAATATGGATTGGAATGATTATAGATGAATGGATCAGGGGAATAAGTATGTTCTTTAGGTGGAAAAATAAGAAATGGATCAAGAAATGGGTAAAACATTGA
- a CDS encoding ferredoxin, with protein sequence MIAKIDRDGCIACGTCPAVCPEVFRMADDGLAEVYVDEVPKEAEESAIEAQEECPVSVITVEE encoded by the coding sequence ATGATTGCAAAAATTGATAGAGACGGCTGTATTGCCTGTGGGACCTGTCCTGCTGTATGTCCCGAGGTATTTCGTATGGCTGATGATGGTTTAGCTGAAGTTTATGTAGATGAGGTCCCTAAAGAAGCTGAGGAATCTGCCATAGAGGCCCAAGAGGAATGCCCTGTTTCAGTAATCACTGTTGAAGAATAA
- a CDS encoding murein L,D-transpeptidase: MKKLLHSTLFIILLLFISIPINPSIARNETFEDIPLIIINFNEIVDVSKENPVSLSTDSGIKLKRALHLWQVGEDVLQIRKALKKIGYTIGTTSYIFDENMKNVISKFQLDHELKADGIVGKETVNVINKILLENNMTPPSTHTVVTNAPTVGYWIIINKSSNTLILLKGKSVVKKFPVATGKDPDFTPEGKWKVQNKVVNPAWKNIRGGVAENPLGYRWIGLNIDDGYLYGIHGTNNEGSIGYFISKGCIRMQNEDVESLFPIIKSGTPVWVGTNKKLKSWGIN, translated from the coding sequence TTGAAAAAGCTACTCCATAGTACTCTTTTTATAATATTGCTTTTATTTATTAGTATTCCTATCAATCCGAGCATCGCTAGAAATGAAACCTTTGAAGATATCCCGTTAATTATTATTAATTTCAATGAAATAGTAGATGTAAGCAAAGAAAATCCCGTTTCTTTAAGCACAGATAGTGGGATAAAATTAAAGCGAGCCTTACATCTTTGGCAAGTTGGTGAGGATGTTCTACAAATTAGAAAAGCCTTAAAGAAAATTGGATACACTATAGGCACCACTTCTTATATATTTGATGAAAATATGAAGAATGTTATTTCTAAGTTTCAATTAGATCATGAGCTAAAAGCTGATGGAATAGTCGGCAAAGAAACCGTTAATGTTATTAATAAAATATTGTTGGAAAATAATATGACTCCTCCTTCTACTCACACGGTTGTAACTAATGCTCCCACCGTTGGATATTGGATTATTATTAATAAATCCTCTAACACCCTCATATTATTAAAAGGTAAAAGCGTGGTGAAAAAATTCCCCGTAGCAACAGGAAAAGACCCTGATTTTACTCCAGAGGGTAAGTGGAAAGTTCAAAATAAGGTTGTTAATCCCGCGTGGAAAAATATTAGGGGTGGGGTTGCTGAAAATCCCTTAGGTTATCGCTGGATAGGGCTTAACATAGATGATGGATATCTGTACGGTATTCACGGCACTAATAACGAAGGAAGTATAGGATATTTTATTTCTAAAGGATGTATACGCATGCAGAACGAAGATGTTGAGAGTCTATTTCCTATTATAAAAAGCGGAACTCCCGTCTGGGTTGGAACAAATAAGAAACTTAAAAGCTGGGGTATAAACTAA
- a CDS encoding TraB/GumN family protein — protein sequence MIKKGIINGSDKGLELDSPATVEQAVVMVSRLIMDTCDALDGGSKGLFWKTAKGKNTVYLLGSIHVGRTDMYPLNKKIRAAFEEADALVVEANLLSMQEGMDYFIQQAMYQDGTTLKDNVSEATYEKCLQVFEKFSLPMDVYENFKPWSIANDLAVITSSATETLEGAAEVANAGIDMYFLSSALLQGKPIMELEGIRFQADLFNSIPQELQESHLNGILNEILNPVSTEIADTESVVELWQKQWVNGEIEDLRGSYAASLNASEDEFTKALFGKRDENMTEKIIELLEKDEEGTYFVVVGFGHFVVEGMVIDQLEEKGYEVELVK from the coding sequence ATGATTAAGAAGGGAATAATTAATGGAAGTGATAAAGGGCTTGAACTTGATAGTCCAGCTACAGTAGAACAAGCAGTAGTTATGGTTAGCAGATTAATAATGGATACATGTGATGCCCTTGATGGTGGTTCCAAGGGACTTTTTTGGAAAACAGCCAAGGGAAAAAATACTGTTTATTTATTAGGTTCTATTCATGTAGGTAGAACAGATATGTACCCATTAAATAAGAAAATTAGGGCTGCTTTTGAAGAAGCGGATGCCCTTGTTGTAGAAGCAAATTTACTTAGTATGCAAGAGGGCATGGACTATTTCATACAACAAGCAATGTATCAGGATGGCACGACCCTAAAAGATAATGTGTCAGAAGCGACCTATGAAAAATGCCTTCAGGTATTTGAAAAGTTTAGCTTACCTATGGATGTGTATGAAAACTTTAAGCCTTGGTCTATTGCTAATGACTTAGCTGTAATCACAAGCAGCGCCACAGAAACCTTAGAAGGTGCAGCAGAAGTTGCTAATGCAGGAATCGATATGTATTTCTTAAGCAGTGCGTTGCTACAAGGGAAACCTATTATGGAATTAGAAGGCATTAGGTTCCAAGCGGATTTATTTAATAGTATACCGCAAGAACTTCAAGAAAGTCATTTAAACGGCATTTTAAATGAAATTCTAAATCCAGTTTCTACGGAAATTGCTGATACAGAATCAGTTGTAGAATTATGGCAGAAACAATGGGTAAATGGAGAAATAGAGGATCTTAGGGGGTCATATGCAGCTTCCCTTAATGCATCTGAGGATGAATTTACTAAGGCCCTTTTTGGGAAACGGGATGAAAATATGACAGAAAAGATTATCGAACTTTTAGAAAAGGACGAGGAAGGGACCTATTTTGTAGTAGTAGGATTTGGACATTTTGTTGTAGAGGGTATGGTTATTGATCAATTAGAAGAAAAAGGTTATGAAGTTGAATTAGTAAAATAA
- a CDS encoding extracellular solute-binding protein, translating into MSKTKSLLSLVLCLVLCVSVITGCGAGKNKQTSKDDNTKSNVEKKEDDKKGTDIDTSPITLTMFSVDVNPVETGFQSPVAKKITEATGVTIEFEYPVGDVAQKMGIMIASKEYPDMIFAKTQELTQLVQADAIVDLTSLIEQHGPNVENLYGEYLNRLRFSQEDPSIYALGASPVDEETWAPVNGFQLQHAVVKDLGFPKLETLEDYENAIREYMKKYPTIDGQPTIGLSLLADDWRWLISVGNPAGFATGAPDDGNWFINPKTYEAKYRFTREEEKEYYRWLNHMYNEGLIDPDSFVQTWDQYIAKISTGRVLAIADANWEFGSAEDALRADGKAERTYGMYPLQLTKDSKHQDFRDVGYSGGNGICITKDSPNQVRAMQFLDWMCTDEAQILNNWGIEGIHYTVEDGKRVVSDEEYKKRTTDGTNYKKETGIEVYTHPFPRWGRGKLDSTGNPYVVDSVDLIKQRYTEPEKEVLKAYGVEMWKDLYPSRDEIPKSDWGAAFLVNIPAESEIPVILERCDSIMRQSIVQSIIAKPGEFDDVWQKAMDELKSSGVEEMNKDFTNLVNKQIEFWK; encoded by the coding sequence ATGTCAAAAACAAAAAGCTTATTAAGTCTAGTTTTATGCCTTGTGTTATGCGTCTCTGTAATTACAGGCTGTGGTGCAGGAAAGAACAAGCAGACTTCTAAAGACGACAATACAAAATCGAATGTTGAAAAGAAAGAAGACGACAAAAAAGGGACAGATATAGATACATCACCTATAACCCTTACAATGTTTTCAGTGGATGTTAACCCTGTGGAAACAGGCTTCCAAAGTCCAGTAGCTAAAAAAATTACAGAAGCAACAGGTGTTACGATTGAATTCGAATATCCTGTGGGTGATGTTGCTCAGAAGATGGGTATTATGATTGCCAGTAAGGAATACCCAGATATGATTTTTGCAAAAACTCAAGAATTGACTCAGTTGGTTCAAGCAGATGCTATAGTAGATTTAACATCTCTAATAGAACAACACGGACCAAATGTTGAAAATTTATACGGGGAATATTTAAATAGACTTCGTTTTAGTCAAGAGGATCCATCAATTTATGCCCTTGGTGCATCCCCTGTTGATGAAGAGACATGGGCGCCTGTTAATGGATTCCAACTACAACATGCGGTTGTAAAAGACTTAGGATTTCCTAAATTAGAGACCCTAGAAGATTATGAGAATGCTATAAGAGAATATATGAAAAAATATCCAACCATAGATGGTCAGCCCACTATAGGATTGTCATTATTAGCTGATGACTGGAGATGGCTTATCAGCGTAGGAAATCCTGCAGGTTTTGCAACGGGAGCACCGGATGATGGTAACTGGTTTATCAATCCTAAAACCTATGAAGCAAAATATCGCTTCACAAGAGAAGAAGAAAAAGAATATTATAGATGGTTAAACCATATGTATAATGAAGGTCTAATTGATCCAGACAGCTTTGTACAAACTTGGGACCAGTATATAGCAAAAATTTCTACAGGTAGAGTACTTGCTATAGCCGATGCAAACTGGGAATTTGGAAGTGCTGAAGATGCCCTTAGAGCTGACGGAAAAGCAGAAAGAACTTATGGAATGTATCCGCTTCAATTAACGAAAGATAGTAAGCACCAAGATTTTAGAGATGTTGGTTACTCTGGAGGTAATGGAATTTGTATTACAAAGGATTCCCCAAATCAAGTTCGTGCAATGCAATTTTTAGATTGGATGTGTACTGATGAGGCTCAAATCCTTAATAACTGGGGTATTGAGGGTATCCATTATACGGTAGAAGATGGTAAGAGAGTTGTCTCTGATGAGGAATATAAAAAGAGAACAACAGATGGAACGAATTATAAGAAAGAAACTGGTATAGAAGTTTATACCCACCCATTCCCACGTTGGGGAAGAGGAAAACTAGATTCCACTGGAAATCCTTATGTTGTTGATTCCGTTGATTTAATTAAACAAAGATATACAGAACCAGAAAAAGAAGTTTTAAAAGCTTATGGAGTAGAAATGTGGAAAGATTTATACCCATCTAGGGATGAAATTCCTAAATCCGATTGGGGTGCAGCGTTCCTAGTTAATATTCCGGCAGAATCAGAAATTCCTGTAATCTTAGAAAGATGTGACTCTATTATGCGCCAGTCAATCGTCCAATCCATTATTGCTAAGCCTGGAGAATTTGACGATGTATGGCAGAAGGCAATGGATGAACTTAAGAGCAGTGGAGTAGAAGAAATGAACAAGGACTTTACTAATTTAGTTAATAAGCAAATTGAGTTTTGGAAGTAA
- a CDS encoding carbohydrate ABC transporter permease — MKRSFLEKLFDSILYIIMIFVIAITIYPFINILAISFNESLDSIKGGIYLWPRKFTFENYTEIFKYANIGQALFISISRTVIGTLSGLICSCMIAYTLSRKDYFLRRPIGALLVITMYVSGGMIPEYMLIRQLNLVGKFWVYILPGLVWAFNVIVLRSFMESLPYEIQESAKIDGANDLQIFFKIVMPLCKPAIAVVALFIAVGQWNSWFDTYLYASNKANLTTLQFEMMKILSNLSASQNMAQRAAMAGMVAERNRISPESVRMAITVVATAPIIMIYPFIQKYFVSGMTIGAVKS, encoded by the coding sequence ATGAAAAGGAGCTTTTTGGAAAAATTATTCGATTCTATTCTTTATATAATTATGATTTTTGTAATAGCTATTACAATTTATCCTTTTATAAATATTTTAGCAATTTCTTTTAACGAGTCCCTAGATAGCATAAAGGGGGGCATATACCTTTGGCCTAGGAAATTTACCTTCGAGAATTATACGGAAATCTTTAAATATGCCAATATAGGTCAGGCACTTTTTATATCAATATCAAGGACGGTTATAGGAACTTTATCGGGGCTTATATGTTCTTGTATGATAGCTTATACCTTAAGTAGAAAGGACTATTTTCTTAGAAGACCTATTGGTGCATTATTGGTTATTACTATGTATGTATCAGGAGGGATGATTCCAGAATATATGCTTATCCGACAATTGAATTTAGTAGGGAAGTTCTGGGTGTATATTCTACCTGGACTAGTATGGGCATTTAATGTAATAGTGCTTCGTTCATTTATGGAATCCTTACCTTATGAGATTCAAGAATCGGCTAAAATAGATGGGGCAAATGATTTACAGATATTTTTTAAGATAGTAATGCCTTTATGCAAACCAGCAATAGCCGTAGTAGCACTTTTTATAGCTGTAGGTCAGTGGAATTCTTGGTTTGACACTTATTTATATGCAAGCAATAAAGCTAACCTTACCACCCTTCAGTTTGAAATGATGAAAATATTAAGCAATCTATCAGCTTCTCAAAACATGGCGCAAAGGGCTGCCATGGCGGGGATGGTAGCAGAAAGAAATAGAATATCACCAGAATCGGTTAGAATGGCAATCACAGTTGTTGCCACAGCTCCTATTATTATGATTTATCCTTTTATTCAGAAATATTTTGTTTCAGGGATGACCATAGGAGCAGTCAAAAGTTAA
- a CDS encoding sugar ABC transporter permease produces the protein MERVVEIKKQGLLEKKKKMSWRKIKDQRYLMLLSLPFAVWIVIFKYIPLWGWTMAFQDYTYASVDKPFWSQKWVGIKHFTALFNDNRFYLVLRNTLAMSFLKIAFGFIIPIIFAILLNELRVKKFKKAVQTISYLPHFVSWVIAAGIIIKMLSVDDGLINNILMFFNITKEPIQFMMKPKLFWWIVLASGIWKDTGWDSIIYLAAITGIDQELYEAAKVDGAGRFKQIWHITLPGIRPTVIVLLILTIGGMINIGFEQQFLLGNPAVEKYSEVLDLYALTYGINLGRISYGTAIGIFKSLVSITLLLSANAIAKRFGENQVI, from the coding sequence ATGGAGAGAGTTGTTGAAATAAAAAAACAGGGCTTATTAGAAAAAAAGAAAAAAATGAGCTGGAGGAAGATTAAAGATCAAAGATATCTTATGCTTTTATCTCTTCCCTTTGCAGTTTGGATTGTCATTTTCAAGTATATCCCATTATGGGGGTGGACTATGGCATTCCAGGATTACACATATGCCAGTGTAGATAAACCTTTTTGGAGTCAGAAGTGGGTGGGGATTAAACATTTTACAGCATTGTTTAATGATAATAGATTTTATTTAGTCCTTAGAAATACCTTAGCAATGAGCTTTTTAAAAATTGCTTTTGGATTTATCATTCCCATTATATTTGCAATTTTATTAAATGAGCTAAGGGTAAAAAAGTTTAAAAAGGCGGTTCAGACCATTTCATATTTACCTCACTTTGTTTCATGGGTGATTGCAGCAGGAATCATTATAAAGATGTTATCTGTAGATGATGGATTAATAAATAATATATTAATGTTTTTTAATATTACTAAAGAACCTATCCAATTTATGATGAAGCCTAAATTATTTTGGTGGATTGTATTGGCTTCTGGTATATGGAAGGATACAGGTTGGGACTCCATTATATATCTAGCTGCAATAACAGGGATAGATCAGGAATTATATGAAGCAGCTAAGGTAGACGGAGCAGGAAGGTTTAAGCAGATATGGCATATTACCCTGCCGGGCATTAGACCTACAGTTATAGTACTTCTGATTTTAACCATAGGAGGTATGATTAACATTGGATTTGAACAACAGTTTTTGTTAGGGAATCCAGCAGTGGAAAAATACTCGGAAGTTTTGGATCTATATGCCCTAACTTACGGGATTAATCTAGGTAGAATATCTTATGGTACCGCCATAGGTATATTTAAATCCCTAGTGAGCATTACTCTTTTACTCTCAGCCAATGCTATTGCAAAGAGATTTGGCGAAAACCAGGTAATATAA
- a CDS encoding response regulator: MLKLLVIDDEHVVREGLKTIIDWEKYGYYVCGEGTDGRDGLKKIRTLQPDLVLVDIKMPGLSGIEVIKETRKEEKGFGTKFIILTGYSDFEYAQKAIQLQARSYLLKPIDEDELIETIIRIRQEIERDSKLKKIRENEVTNITNIKELYDAIDDGDFEKLDIVFTEMEEFFKQGHITIEDIKEFCVQCFMEIKDKFTFNYYDKKEEITPNEVVIKNINNRKSLHELLEYIKDEMITISSILCENSSEHAIRRIINYINTNYYKDLKVETLGEIFHYNSAYLGKLFKNYTKQSFNTYLDKVRIEKAKELLLGSDLKVYQVSEKVGYRNIDYFYTKFRKYEKLSPNQYKNKSKKKRE; the protein is encoded by the coding sequence GTGCTGAAGCTTCTGGTCATTGATGATGAACATGTTGTCAGAGAGGGACTAAAAACAATTATTGATTGGGAAAAGTATGGTTATTATGTCTGTGGGGAAGGAACCGATGGAAGGGATGGTCTTAAAAAAATAAGAACCTTACAGCCTGACTTAGTCTTGGTTGACATAAAGATGCCCGGTTTAAGTGGAATAGAGGTCATTAAGGAGACAAGAAAAGAAGAAAAAGGCTTTGGGACCAAGTTCATTATTTTAACTGGTTATTCCGATTTCGAATATGCCCAGAAAGCCATTCAACTACAGGCAAGGTCATATTTATTAAAACCTATAGATGAAGATGAATTGATTGAGACAATAATAAGAATAAGGCAGGAAATAGAAAGGGATAGCAAGTTAAAAAAAATAAGGGAAAATGAGGTTACAAACATCACCAATATAAAGGAATTGTACGATGCTATTGATGATGGAGATTTTGAAAAATTAGACATTGTATTTACGGAAATGGAAGAATTTTTTAAGCAAGGACATATTACTATAGAGGATATAAAGGAATTTTGCGTACAATGCTTTATGGAGATAAAAGATAAATTTACATTTAATTATTATGATAAAAAAGAGGAAATTACGCCTAATGAAGTAGTCATAAAAAACATTAATAATAGAAAGAGTCTCCATGAGTTATTAGAGTATATAAAGGATGAGATGATTACTATATCTAGCATATTATGTGAAAACTCATCAGAACATGCCATAAGAAGAATCATAAATTACATCAATACCAATTATTACAAGGATTTGAAAGTCGAAACTTTGGGAGAAATCTTCCACTACAATAGTGCCTATTTAGGAAAGCTTTTCAAAAATTATACTAAACAAAGCTTTAATACTTATCTCGATAAAGTAAGAATTGAAAAAGCAAAGGAATTGCTATTAGGTAGCGACTTAAAAGTTTATCAGGTTTCGGAGAAAGTAGGGTATAGAAATATTGATTATTTTTATACTAAGTTTAGGAAATATGAAAAGTTAAGTCCAAACCAATATAAAAACAAATCTAAGAAAAAAAGGGAGTAG
- a CDS encoding sensor histidine kinase, whose protein sequence is MNYLNKLLLVFNNMKIRNKLIFTYIIVVLIPVWIVGIYLTNSMRGMVIGRAIEEANINTSRTEQRLNETLRIAAGVSDWMYFDAKLKEITLKYYEDNWDIIKDYSEYVAFKDYLRSYKELDSIRFYVNNQTLLDNGAFIKVTDKIEKQDWYQEAIKGDGRIVWKYSYDEISRQTLLSASRVIKDDRGCLLGVLVININDLYLYSIIKDEPFETIITIGDGLVVNSTRREIQGQIIDIKNTDINKRIHRAEEYNGEKAMIIGKNFYPIKSSTPFSIRTIVPINIILSKANQKSKLGFIIIGISFIISLGFILLFSSLISRRIIILRKEMHKVVSGDFNITKDFKGKDEIGELYQDLNTMIKSIQKLIYEIYDHKLQGEQLASRQKDIQFKMLASQINPHFLYNTLETIRMKAHTNKQPEIAMIVKKLAKLMKRNLAVEDRLVALRGEIELVKDYLGIQKFRFGDKVDYEVNVSCDIENYYVLPLLLQPIVENAFVHGLESKEGRGIIIITIEELNNKIIISVEDDGIGIEENKLIEISEKLSCMDFPSTVQGQSIGLSNVNQRIKLFYGEIYGIRIESQINKGTKVDIFLPPKWRDKSAEASGH, encoded by the coding sequence ATGAACTATTTGAACAAACTTCTTCTGGTATTCAATAATATGAAAATACGAAACAAATTAATATTTACATACATTATAGTTGTATTGATTCCTGTATGGATTGTTGGTATTTACTTAACTAATAGTATGCGTGGTATGGTGATAGGAAGAGCCATAGAGGAAGCGAATATCAATACATCTAGGACAGAGCAGAGATTAAACGAGACATTAAGAATAGCGGCGGGTGTATCCGACTGGATGTATTTTGATGCGAAATTAAAAGAAATCACTTTAAAATATTATGAAGATAACTGGGATATAATTAAGGATTATTCTGAATATGTAGCTTTTAAAGATTACCTTAGATCCTATAAAGAATTAGACAGCATACGATTTTATGTAAACAACCAAACCCTACTGGATAATGGCGCATTTATAAAGGTAACTGATAAAATAGAAAAACAAGACTGGTATCAAGAAGCTATCAAAGGGGATGGAAGAATAGTATGGAAATATTCCTATGATGAAATAAGCAGACAAACTTTATTAAGCGCATCTAGGGTGATAAAGGATGATAGGGGTTGTCTACTAGGAGTATTGGTTATTAATATAAATGATTTATATCTATATTCTATCATAAAAGACGAGCCTTTTGAGACTATTATTACCATTGGGGATGGGCTAGTAGTAAACAGTACCAGACGGGAAATACAGGGGCAGATAATAGATATAAAAAATACAGATATTAATAAGAGAATACATAGAGCAGAAGAATACAATGGAGAGAAGGCAATGATTATTGGTAAGAACTTTTACCCCATAAAATCTTCTACTCCATTTTCTATTAGAACTATTGTACCTATTAACATCATCCTAAGCAAGGCAAATCAAAAGAGCAAACTTGGATTTATTATTATAGGCATTAGTTTTATAATATCCTTGGGTTTTATTCTTCTCTTCTCTAGTCTAATAAGTAGGAGAATTATTATATTAAGAAAAGAAATGCATAAGGTAGTATCAGGAGACTTCAATATAACAAAAGACTTTAAGGGAAAAGATGAAATAGGAGAGCTATACCAGGATTTGAACACGATGATTAAAAGTATTCAAAAACTAATATACGAAATATACGACCATAAGCTTCAGGGAGAACAGTTAGCAAGCAGGCAAAAAGATATACAATTTAAAATGCTTGCAAGTCAAATAAACCCCCACTTTTTATATAATACCCTAGAAACTATCCGCATGAAGGCTCATACTAATAAGCAGCCAGAAATAGCTATGATAGTAAAAAAGTTAGCCAAGCTAATGAAAAGGAACCTAGCAGTAGAAGACAGATTAGTAGCACTTCGAGGGGAAATAGAGCTTGTCAAGGACTACTTGGGGATACAAAAATTTAGATTTGGTGATAAAGTAGATTATGAAGTTAATGTAAGTTGTGATATCGAAAATTATTATGTGCTCCCACTTTTACTTCAGCCTATAGTAGAAAACGCCTTTGTTCATGGCTTGGAAAGTAAAGAAGGCAGGGGAATCATTATAATAACGATAGAAGAGTTAAATAATAAAATTATTATTTCAGTTGAGGATGATGGCATAGGAATAGAAGAAAATAAACTAATAGAAATAAGTGAGAAATTAAGTTGTATGGATTTTCCTTCTACAGTCCAGGGGCAGAGTATAGGTCTTAGTAATGTAAATCAAAGAATTAAATTATTTTATGGTGAAATTTATGGGATTAGGATTGAAAGTCAAATTAATAAGGGAACCAAAGTAGATATTTTCTTACCACCAAAATGGAGGGATAAAAGTGCTGAAGCTTCTGGTCATTGA
- a CDS encoding SGNH/GDSL hydrolase family protein, whose product MLKKDLTVLFQGDSITEWGRNYNEEGNMGTGYAMISSSILGALHPEVDFKFINKGIGGNRSIDLVERWQEDCIDLKPDVVSIMIGINDTWRKYGDNEETSVEKYERNVRYLISSIKEKLEAEVILCEPFVLPFTEEQRDLWKEDLDPKINAVRKLAREFNTGYIPFDSIFATACIKKAPIYWSKDGVHPTQAGHGLMAVHWLEAFYLKIINGQ is encoded by the coding sequence ATGCTTAAAAAAGATTTAACGGTTCTCTTTCAGGGGGATAGCATAACCGAATGGGGACGAAATTACAATGAAGAAGGGAATATGGGAACGGGATATGCAATGATAAGTTCCAGTATACTCGGCGCCCTTCATCCTGAAGTTGACTTTAAGTTCATAAATAAGGGGATAGGAGGAAATAGGAGCATAGATTTAGTAGAGAGATGGCAAGAAGACTGTATAGATTTAAAACCAGATGTTGTGTCCATAATGATAGGTATTAATGATACTTGGAGAAAATATGGGGATAATGAGGAAACGTCAGTAGAAAAATACGAAAGAAATGTCCGTTATTTAATTAGCTCAATCAAAGAAAAATTGGAAGCAGAAGTTATTTTATGTGAACCATTTGTCCTCCCATTTACTGAAGAACAAAGGGATTTATGGAAAGAAGACTTGGACCCTAAAATTAATGCAGTAAGAAAACTAGCTAGAGAATTTAATACAGGATATATTCCTTTTGACTCAATATTTGCCACTGCATGTATAAAGAAAGCCCCTATATATTGGAGTAAGGACGGTGTTCACCCAACACAGGCTGGTCATGGTTTAATGGCAGTACATTGGTTAGAAGCCTTTTATCTAAAGATTATAAATGGACAATAA